A segment of the Candidatus Dojkabacteria bacterium genome:
TTCCCATTGAAACCGACAAAATCACAAAGACAGTAGCCAGTGATCCCAATACCAATGGGTATTATATTAAATCAAATAAGAATCCCAATAAGCAGAAAACTCCGGAATTTATAAATCTGGAGAGTTGTCTTGTTACAACAAAATCAAATCTGACCCAAAAAATTCATAATATTATTATCGCCGAAGAGAATACACGCCTATACGTTGCATCGGGTTGCCTTGCAGAGAACAAGGTTAAGGCAAATAAACACTACGGGATAACAGAAATTTATGTTGGCAAGAACGCAACCGTAATATTCACAATGATTCATGTGTGGAATCCAACAAGCAAAGTGTTTCCACGCACCGTCGTAAAGGTAGAAGAAGGTGGTAGGTTCGTTAGTAATTACATTATTTTGGATCCGGTATCACAGATTCAAGCAGACCCCAAGGTTATACTTTCAGGAAAAGGTGCCAGTGCAAAATTAAACAGTGTAATCTTTTGCCATCCAAATACAGATATAGACATTGGTGGAAAAATTGAGCTAAACGCTCCGCAGACAAAAGCGGAAATCGTGTCACACGTTGTTGCTAACGGAGGAAAAATAATAAATCGGGGTACATTGATCGGAAATGCAACAGATATAAATGCGCACCTTGAATGTAAGGCAATTGTACTCTCAGATAATACAAATTTTCAGACTATACCAATACTTGAAGCCAACAAGGCAAATCTAAATATGTCCCACGAAGCTGCAATCGGTAGAATTTCCAAGGAACAGATAGCTTACCTGCAAACAAAAGGTATATCGGAAGAAAAGGCACAACAACTTATTGTGCGTGGATTTATCGATAATTCACTTGGAAACCTTTCTTCGGAACTCCAGTATAAACTTGATTCCATACTCTCGACAATAGGTGAAAACGCTATGTAAATCGCTTCCCGGCACAGTCCCCTTTACATATAAAACAATGTGTAAAAAGACATAAAATTTTTGCAGCACCAATTCTTTTGGAACTACCGTGTATTTCGACAATAAAAACAAAATTTGCATTTTTTAAAAGGGCCATGTAAAATCATTACAGCTGCCCCAGCCGGCACACGTTTCCACGGGTGCCCTTTAAGTTTTAAACTGCCCTAATTATGGTTAATCCTAATTCTGACCAACAAACATCGGCTACAATGCCTACTACATCTAGTCCAATGCAAGCACCAGTTTCCGGAAATCCATCCGGTAACGATCTAAGCCAGAAACTTCTGCTTTTAATCAGAAACGCCGGTGCTCCGCAAATGGTTAAGGATTCATTAGTTACAGAAGTAGAAAACAAGGGTCCAAACGCCGAAGTAATGGACAAAATTATTCAAGCTTTTCAAACCGAAAAAGACATTTTAAATCTTACAATCAATTCAATTGAAAACTTAAAAAAACAGGTCAGTGTTCAACAACCTTTAGTTGCAGCTCCTGTTGAACCCGTAACCTCACCAGTGCCCGAACCAGTATCAGTAATACCACCACCTGCTCCAATAGAACCCCAACCAGTTGTGGAAAATCCTATACCGGAAGTAGAATCAACACTACCTGTTCCCGCACCTCCTACAGTATCTTCCGAACCAGCGGCAACTCCTGTTCCAAATACAGCCGATTCCGACCAAGAGCTTACAAATCTGCTCGACGAATTAAAGCAGATTCAGGGTCAACAACAGGGAGATCAGGCTAATCCCGCACCAGTAGCTTAACCGTTAATACAATAGATTATCGCTTACATTAAGCAATATATGTTCTTATTCGTTTTCGGTTAGACTTATTCTCGAACCCTTGCTTGGACTCCTCTTTTGAAGTTGGTTAAACTTTTCTAAAAATTCATCACGCGAGAGCCTTGCACTTGGTTCTTTATTTTCGGATTCTTTTGCCTTGGTAGAAAGCTCCGGCTTGTTTTTTACCTCTTTTTCCTTTTGCTTGTTATTGGTTTTTGAAGATTTTTCGGCTTTCTTTTCGGGCTTAGACGTCTCATGATCTACGGATTCTTCTGATTGGGGCTTTATACTCTCTTCGGACTTTACCGATTCTTTGGTATCTGTTTTACTCTCTTCTAAAGAGCGCTTAAGTTTCTCGAGCTCTGTTTCTTCTTTTAGTTCAGTATTGTATTGATTTTTATGCTCTTCTTTAGCTTCGGGAGTAATTGGCTTCTTCTTTTTTAGAAATCCAAACCATTTTGCAAATAAATTTTTCTTAACTTTCTCCTCAGAGCCCGATACATCAATGGAAGAAGAGGTATCCAACGCTTCTGAAAGTGTTTCCTCTTCGGATTTAGTTTTGTTCTTTACTATTTTCTTTCCTTTGGAGTTTAGTTCTTCGTTTACTACTTTGGGAGATTCGTTTACCACTTGCGGTTCTTGCTTGGCTTCATTTTTTAGAGAAGGTTTGTCGTCACCCCTTATTGCCGACACAAGAATTTTTCTGGTTTCGTCTCTTACACGCTTTACGGCAATACTTGAATAGATTAATCCACCCGAAACTCCTAATAATAAAATTCCGACTCCGGCAATTACAATCCCACCATGCTGCTGAACCGTGTTAATAAGGTTCTCCCAGAGTTTATTAAAGTCAAAGCCTATTAAATCGTTGGAGTTGTCATTATTAACTACAGCCGTACCGGATTTGCAGTAGCTAATGTTTAAGGGGGCAGAGGTACTACTTGACAACCCATTCTTACGAACCATACTCACAAGTTGATAATTTCCACAAGCTAATAACCCCGATAAATCAAGACTCCAATTTCCGTCGGAGTCAACAGCAACCGTTTTGTATGTTACCTCACTGTTTCCGATAAGCCAAAACTCGACACTGGCAGATGGAAGTGCCGTTCCGGAAAAGGTCACGGCTGCATTTTCGTCGAACACAAGGGTGGGTGGATTAAATCTGGCTTCCCTTGGAATTATAACCATATAAAAAGTAAAGGTTTGGGTTATCTCGGCTGCATCAATATACTTAAAGTCAAGCTTGTGAGAGCCGATTGTCAAGGAATTAAACTTGTAAGGGTTTGAAATTGCATTAAACCCGGCTCCATCGATTTGAAGCTCTATTGTTTCACCTGAAACAGGTGTAAATGTAATTGTCTGGTTAGGATCATCGGTAATATCGGGAATAACTAATGAGATGGCATCGATATATTTTCGGTTAAGTTCGGAGCTTGTAGCATAAACCGGATTAAATAACGAAAACAGGCTAAAAAACATAAGCGTGAATACCGTGAAAACAATTTTGGGCAATATTTTCATGACAAGTGTAAAAACTTAATAGGGAAATTATTTCAAATTTAGAGGTAATTAGCAAGTTGAGCCACCACTAGTTGGTCGATTTGTCCCTTATTAATGCCCACTACCTACTACTATCTACCAATTTATCGAATACGTCGGAATAGTAAATATCATCCTTTAACGCACGGTCAATCCATAGAACTCCTTCAAGATGATCATGTTCATGCTGGTAAATTCGTGCAAGTGGAAACTTTATAATTTCGGAAACTTTATCCCCCTCTCTATCCAAATACTCAATTTTGATTTTTTTATATCTGGAAACATAGCCCACAAGTCCGGGCAGACTTAAACAACCCTCAACGCCTTTGGCTTTTTCCATAGATACGGGCTTAAACTCAGGATTTATAACAATCGCCGGTAAAATCTCCCCTTCCTTAAAATTTCCACGATTCATTATAAAAACTCGTTTACCTATAAAAACCTGCGGCGCGGCAATTCCTACCCCGTCTGAATCTACCATTGCATCAATAAGATTATCCAGGAAATTTTGAAATTCTTTAGTTTTTAGCTCTTGCTGAGTTACACGTTGAGCCTTCTGCCTTAAAACAGGCTCCCCCATCCGGGCTATTTCCAACGTTTTTGTCATAATAAATCTTAGTATCTTATATTGTTATTATATCACATCGTAGTTTCTAGATTTTTCTAAAGGATACGGCCTTGTTTAGGAAAAATTGAATAAGTGAGACAATAACCGTCGAAAATATCTTTACTGTATAAAAATTGTAACCCACCATGCTGTGCAATATATACACGATGAATGAACCTAATGCAATTCCGAAAAGACCCACTGTATAAAAACTTATAAATCGCATAAGCAATTTGTCTTTTTGTTTGAAGTTAAGCTCTCGATTCCAAATAAAGTTGTTAATTATTCCTGCATGCATCCCTGCTAGATTTGCCCACAAAGCATCGATACGCATAATCTCCTTAAATATAGCCGACACGGCAAAGTCCACAAAAATACCTGCAATTCCGATAAAGAAATACCACAAAAACTCGCGTGAAAACAGGTCATTGTCATCAAGACTTTCGTATTTTGTAAGTTTTACTTTTAATAACTCTTTAAAGGTTCTTATGTAGTCACCTGACTGTACCCTGCTATCCGAGTCAGCCTTCCATTTTACTCCGACCTCTTTGATTTTCAAACCTAAAAGCCTGGCAATATACAAGATTTCAAAGTCAAAACCCCATCGATTTATTGTTTGATACTTAAAGACAGAAAGTGCTGATCTTGTAAAAAGTTTATATCCACACTGGGTATCGTTATAGTTTAGCCCTAAAATGAAAAATGTTAAAAACCAACTTATCCTACTAAAAAGTTTTCGAACAAGGGTATTATCAGTGTCGGAAGTTTTTAAATAACGAGATCCAATAGCAATTGCATAATCAGACTCGGATATCGATTCGATAAGCTTTATAAGCGTTTCCCATGGACTCGACAGATCGGAATCTGCCATGTAATAAAGGTCTGCATCTCGTGAGGTTAACATACCGTACTTTATCCCAAATCCCTTTCCTCGGTTCTTTTTGTATGTAAAAACCTCAGCAGAAAGACTATGCTTTTGAATGAATTCCTTAGCAACTTCAGCTGTATGATCTATAGAACCATCATTTACAATGTATAGTTTTATATCAAATCCGGAAAGTTTTGTTTTATTTTGTGAGAGAAATTCGACATAGGCTTCCAGTGTTGGAATTAACCTTCGTTCCTCATTAAGACAAGAAATTATTATATTAATCAGTTTCACTATTTAATAACCTAAGTTTAAATACATATCATAACTATTATTTAGCGTCTCAACTTTTTGAAAATTTGTCAAAATGTAATTCCACAAGATCTGATCGATATATAATTCTTTCTCCTTTTCAATTACAATTACAGAAACCTCTGATTCGGTAAGCTCTTCAACTA
Coding sequences within it:
- a CDS encoding bifunctional glycosyltransferase family 2/GtrA family protein — translated: MKLINIIISCLNEERRLIPTLEAYVEFLSQNKTKLSGFDIKLYIVNDGSIDHTAEVAKEFIQKHSLSAEVFTYKKNRGKGFGIKYGMLTSRDADLYYMADSDLSSPWETLIKLIESISESDYAIAIGSRYLKTSDTDNTLVRKLFSRISWFLTFFILGLNYNDTQCGYKLFTRSALSVFKYQTINRWGFDFEILYIARLLGLKIKEVGVKWKADSDSRVQSGDYIRTFKELLKVKLTKYESLDDNDLFSREFLWYFFIGIAGIFVDFAVSAIFKEIMRIDALWANLAGMHAGIINNFIWNRELNFKQKDKLLMRFISFYTVGLFGIALGSFIVYILHSMVGYNFYTVKIFSTVIVSLIQFFLNKAVSFRKI
- a CDS encoding SufD family Fe-S cluster assembly protein; translation: MNRIQKVIKSANLGFSDNVFTLENNDCIYAPIQTLENGEITDIKTAIQKHDLKNLLWNLIPIETDKITKTVASDPNTNGYYIKSNKNPNKQKTPEFINLESCLVTTKSNLTQKIHNIIIAEENTRLYVASGCLAENKVKANKHYGITEIYVGKNATVIFTMIHVWNPTSKVFPRTVVKVEEGGRFVSNYIILDPVSQIQADPKVILSGKGASAKLNSVIFCHPNTDIDIGGKIELNAPQTKAEIVSHVVANGGKIINRGTLIGNATDINAHLECKAIVLSDNTNFQTIPILEANKANLNMSHEAAIGRISKEQIAYLQTKGISEEKAQQLIVRGFIDNSLGNLSSELQYKLDSILSTIGENAM
- the def gene encoding peptide deformylase, whose protein sequence is MTKTLEIARMGEPVLRQKAQRVTQQELKTKEFQNFLDNLIDAMVDSDGVGIAAPQVFIGKRVFIMNRGNFKEGEILPAIVINPEFKPVSMEKAKGVEGCLSLPGLVGYVSRYKKIKIEYLDREGDKVSEIIKFPLARIYQHEHDHLEGVLWIDRALKDDIYYSDVFDKLVDSSR